From the Brassica napus cultivar Da-Ae chromosome A8, Da-Ae, whole genome shotgun sequence genome, one window contains:
- the LOC106424127 gene encoding uncharacterized protein LOC106424127 — MPVPDPGAGRVFIFLITLFLFLSIAVGGGCLIAYTILPYPPVWLSYLGIFFVCLPWFFWILTFAYRIVSRTFGFRMVIGSGGNNNNATGESNARDIDPPEQSLEAQDDDPEAIAHPQGQVEGNQSKKRMSTSSNSTVDSHESEMPLAISMGS; from the coding sequence ATGCCTGTGCCAGATCCAGGGGCGGGGCGAGTATTCATCTTTCTCATTACCTTATTTCTTTTCCTATCAATAGCTGTTGGAGGTGGTTGTCTGATTGCATACACAATCCTCCCTTACCCTCCAGTTTGGCTTTCTTACCTCGGCATTTTCTTTGTTTGTCTCCCTTGGTTTTTTTGGATCCTAACATTTGCCTACCGCATTGTCTCCCGCACTTTTGGGTTTAGGATGGTCATTGGATCAGGTGGTAATAACAACAATGCGACCGGAGAGTCCAATGCACGTGATATTGATCCTCCCGAGCAATCTTTAGAGGCTCAAGATGATGATCCTGAGGCAATAGCTCACCCACAAGGGCAAGTTGAAGGGAACCAATCGAAGAAAAGAATGTCAACCTCCAGTAATTCTACTGTTGATTCACATGAAAGTGAGATGCCACTAGCCATTTCTATGGGTTCATga
- the BNAA08G12920D gene encoding protein HEAT-INDUCED TAS1 TARGET 4, with translation MSSRCHPDCQRAAAAKEEDDSAERAATVAANLISTARVILKLDREFTEYSAQYLVDNALVVKEPVQGPPRSTLTIADCLEHLVDVTSPKTEAELEEMAKQQQRRAKITVKDCLECAFKEGIPRREHWAHLGCVSKVPPYASLIPRVPVKGEVIEAKTLEDAFKLLQHGPVGAKLHVFSPEIDLAGEDGVYDGPSGGGTSYVGLRDVILVAVDKINGEAVGTVKICYKKNTSFINVSLSRMFTTLAHHGDDSQTIAPTGLLVDFIVPRLSK, from the exons ATGTCTTCCCGCTGTCATCCTGATTGCCAACGAGCAGCTGCTGCCAAAGAAGAGGATG ATTCTGCTGAGAGAGCTGCTACGGTAGCAGCTAATCTGATCAGCACTGCGCGAGTGATCCTCAAGCTGGACCGTGAGTTTACCGAGTACTCAGCTCAGTACTTGGTGGACAACGCTCTTGTCGTGAAGGAACCAGTGCAGGGTCCACCACGCTCCACGTTGACTATTGCGGACTGTCTTGAGCATTTGGTGGACGTTACTTCTCCCAAGACCGAGGCCGAGCTGGAAGAAATGGCAAAACAACAGCAACGACGCGCCAAGATAACTGTCAAGGACTGCCTCGAGTGCGCTTTCAAGGAAGGGATACCGAGGAGAGAGCATTGGGCACACTTGGGATGTGTGTCCAAGGTTCCACCATATGCTTCTCTCATTCCTCGCGTTCCCGTGAAAGGAGAAGTGATTGAGGCTAAGACACTGGAGGATGCGTTTAAGTTGTTGCAGCATGGACCGGTAGGAGCAAAGCTGCATGTCTTCAGTCCTGAGATCGATCTTGCCGGAGAAGAT GGAGTTTACGATGGCCCGTCAGGTGGTGGAACAAGCTACGTTGGGCTTAGAGACGTGATCCTGGTAGCAGTGGACAAGATCAATGGAGAAGCTGTTGGGACTGTGAAGATTTGCTACAAGAAGAATACTTCGTTCATCAATGTGTCTTTGAGCCGTATGTTCACCACACTGGCGCACCATGGCGACGACTCTCAGACCATTGCGCCGACGGGTCTTCTCGTTGACTTCATCGTCCCTCGATTGTCCAAGTGA
- the LOC106364365 gene encoding protein HEAT-INDUCED TAS1 TARGET 4-like, protein MSSRCHPDCQRAAAAKEEDDSAERAATVAANLISTARVILKLDREFTEYSAQYLVDNALVVKEPVQGPPRSTFTIADCLEHLVDVASPKTEADLEEMAKQQQRRSKITVKDCLECAFKEGIPRREHWAHLGCVSKVPPYASLIPRVPVKGEVIEVKKLEDALELLKHGPVGAKLHVFSPDIDRVGEDGVYQGLAGAETRYVGLRDVIIGGVNKINGVEVATVKICYKKRTSLMKVALNRIIMLLQHHANESQSVEPTHLLVDFIVPRLFK, encoded by the exons ATGTCTTCACGCTGTCATCCAGATTGCCAACGAGCAGCTGCTGCCAAAGAAGAGGATG ATTCTGCTGAGAGAGCTGCTACGGTAGCAGCTAATCTGATCAGCACTGCGCGAGTGATCCTCAAGCTGGACCGTGAGTTTACCGAGTACTCAGCTCAGTACCTGGTGGACAACGCTCTTGTCGTGAAGGAACCAGTGCAGGGTCCACCACGCTCCACGTTTACTATTGCGGACTGTCTTGAGCATTTGGTGGACGTTGCTTCTCCCAAGACCGAGGCCGATCTGGAAGAAATGGCAAAACAACAGCAACGACGCTCCAAGATAACTGTCAAGGACTGCCTCGAGTGCGCTTTCAAGGAAGGGATACCGAGGAGAGAGCATTGGGCACATTTGGGATGTGTGTCCAAGGTTCCACCATATGCTTCTCTCATTCCTCGCGTTCCCGTGAAAGGAGAAGTCATTGAGGTTAAGAAACTTGAAGACGCACTTGAGTTGTTAAAGCATGGACCCGTAGGTGCAAAACTCCATGTGTTCAGTCCGGATATTGATCGTGTCGGAGAAGAT GGAGTTTACCAAGGCCTGGCAGGTGCTGAAACACGATACGTGGGACTTAGAGACGTGATCATAGGTGGAGTGAATAAGATCAATGGTGTTGAAGTTGCGACTGTGAAGATATGCTACAAGAAGAGGACTTCACTTATGAAAGTGGCTTTGAATCGTATCATTATGTTACTACAGCATCATGCCAACGAGTCTCAGAGCGTCGAGCCAACGCATCTGCTTGTGGACTTCATTGTGCCTCGCTTGTTCAAGTAA
- the LOC106424116 gene encoding protein HEAT-INDUCED TAS1 TARGET 4-like: protein MSHECHPDCQRSMASKEEHDSAERAATVAANLISATRHALKLDSEMTEYSAQFLVDNALLEEKPGQSPHSFTLTVEDCLQYLVNMASPKIEAELEEMEKQQQRRAKITVKDCLECAFKEGIPKRESWAHLGCVSPVPAFASFMPRVPMKGKVIEVKKLEDAIKLMKRHPIAAKLLVFSPEIDHVGNGVYVGPSGAVGESRYVGLRDVILCGEEKFEGDDVMNVQICYKKRTSIFKVSLTRMVTTLADEGDKSQTIEPSGLLVDFVVPRIFK from the exons ATGTCTCACGAGTGTCATCCCGACTGCCAACGATCAATGGCTTCCAAAGAAGAGCATG ATTCAGCTGAGAGAGCTGCCACGGTAGCAGCCAATCTGATCAGCGCTACGAGGCACGCACTCAAGCTTGACAGTGAGATGACCGAGTACTCGGCTCAGTTCCTGGTGGACAACGCTCTCCTCGAGGAGAAACCCGGGCAGAGTCCACACAGCTTCACGTTGACCGTCGAGGACTGTCTCCAGTATCTGGTGAACATGGCTTCTCCCAAGATCGAGGCCGAGCttgaagagatggagaagcaaCAGCAGCGACGCGCCAAGATCACTGTCAAGGACTGCCTCGAGTGCGCTTTCAAGGAAGGGATACCGAAGAGAGAGAGCTGGGCGCATTTGGGATGTGTCTCCCCTGTTCCTGCGTTTGCTTCTTTCATGCCTCGTGTGCCCATGAAAGGGAAAGTGATTGAGGTTAAGAAGCTTGAGGACGCGATTAAGTTGATGAAGCGTCATCCGATAGCAGCGAAGCTTCTTGTGTTCAGTCCTGAGATTGATCATGTTGGAAAT GGAGTCTACGTTGGTCCATCAGGTGCTGTTGGTGAATCACGTTACGTGGGACTAAGAGACGTGATCCTTTGTGGAGAGGAGAAGTTCGAGGGAGATGATGTTATGAATGTGCAGATTTGCTACAAGAAGAGGACTTCGATCTTCAAAGTGTCTTTGACTCGCATGGTTACCACACTAGCGGATGAAGGAGACAAGTCTCAGACCATTGAGCCGTCGGGTCTTCTCGTTGACTTCGTCGTCCCTCGCATATTCAAGTAA